A genomic window from Candidatus Nitrosotenuis uzonensis includes:
- a CDS encoding DNA polymerase II large subunit, translating to MSENAATSRLNGIPMPTYYLDYYASLSENTYKIFEHAAQAKSTLVDSSGIVEPKIAFDLADRVAKMHDIDIAEPLRELLKTMGKELAALEISKNIALGRYLPEDTPLEKRLDNAVRVGLAIVTEGVTIAPLQGINSVTIKKNRDGTDYLSVSIAGPMRSAGGTESAVTMLIADHVRRTVGLQKYQANSFDDETGRFVEELRIYERDVGSFQYHVHDEDIVTVISNLPVELDGVDTDPNEVVNHKNMVRIKTDRVRGGALRVLNDGLIGRAKKLLKRIDLYKLDGWEWLGLIKGGVQKGDGEDSAAKRLKEVITGRSVLSLPNKIGGFRLRYGRACNTGFAAVGIHPVIAEILHHTIAVGTQIKIDIPGKGATVAFVDTIETPTVRLKGGEVVKIKDVEHGIKIRDQIEKVLYLGDILISYGDFLENNAQLIPSGYVEEFWIEELKQRILKYEPNSELGEFLQRTPDFEEALEISLNFKIPLHPQYLFYWEQITIEELRELASPLKIEENAIRYASRCKPILEKIGVPHKVSESEIVIQDLEAEIFYQLLFANPLQYAETVPETISKSSGITIRPKFSTSIGVRIGRPEKAAPRLMKPPVHILFPTGDKGGITRDIVKACTSPNFYCNINNRMCKACNEPSISIMCQKCGNKTAVELTCPICRATLEEPFCQKCKKKAPTHSFKPFPLKEKLFLAQEKTGIRVQEPFKGVMELIGQDRIAEPLEKGLIRQSLDLTVFKDGTVRFDATNSPLTHFKPRWIGTPIQKLHELGYTHDIDGIPLSSPDQMIEIKMQDVIIPHESGKYLVQACKYIDLELEKLYGRQPFYNVKNTDELVGHLIIGLAPHTSVGIVGRIIGYTDTHVCFGTPNWHSAKRRDADGDADSIMLLLDALLNFSRQFLSDKIGGLMDAPLLIQPVVLPHESQPQAHNFEVTKTLPLEFFEDTLQRKKATEVTSVEIIKARLETETQFYGYYYTHETSTLTTSRSRSAYSTLGSMLDKFDLQIRNAELIGAVDATEIVTNVITTHLVPDIIGNLRAYGRQKFRCTACGRKYRRVPLIQHCVCGNNLIQTITRPSIEKYLRLAKRLVEKYDVGPYLKGRINTLSDEIDLVFGKRAGDQLLLTDYQ from the coding sequence ATGTCGGAGAATGCGGCAACATCCCGCCTTAATGGGATACCTATGCCAACATACTATTTGGATTATTACGCCAGCTTGTCTGAGAACACATACAAGATATTTGAGCACGCAGCACAGGCCAAATCCACCCTTGTGGACTCTTCAGGAATAGTGGAACCTAAGATTGCATTTGATCTTGCAGATCGGGTGGCAAAGATGCATGATATAGACATTGCCGAACCGCTAAGAGAGTTACTAAAGACGATGGGAAAGGAGCTGGCCGCACTTGAGATTTCAAAAAACATAGCTCTTGGCAGGTACCTTCCAGAGGATACGCCACTTGAAAAAAGGCTTGACAACGCAGTGCGTGTTGGGCTTGCCATAGTTACTGAGGGGGTCACAATAGCGCCTCTTCAGGGAATTAACAGCGTTACAATCAAGAAAAACAGGGACGGCACGGACTATCTATCAGTGTCAATTGCCGGTCCGATGCGTTCTGCAGGAGGCACAGAATCGGCTGTCACCATGCTCATAGCAGACCATGTAAGACGTACTGTAGGGCTGCAAAAATACCAAGCAAACTCGTTTGACGATGAAACTGGCAGGTTTGTCGAGGAGCTGCGCATCTACGAGCGGGATGTGGGCAGCTTTCAATATCACGTACATGATGAAGATATAGTCACTGTAATCTCCAACTTGCCAGTAGAACTTGATGGAGTTGATACAGACCCGAACGAAGTAGTAAACCACAAGAACATGGTGAGAATCAAAACCGACCGCGTTCGGGGCGGCGCACTGCGCGTCCTAAACGACGGCCTCATAGGGCGGGCCAAGAAGCTACTCAAACGAATAGATCTCTACAAGCTTGATGGCTGGGAATGGCTGGGCCTGATTAAGGGAGGAGTGCAGAAAGGGGATGGAGAAGACTCGGCTGCAAAAAGGCTCAAAGAGGTAATTACCGGCAGATCCGTACTTTCGCTACCAAACAAGATAGGAGGTTTTAGGCTCAGGTACGGCCGGGCATGTAACACCGGGTTTGCAGCCGTCGGAATTCATCCGGTCATTGCAGAAATTCTACACCACACCATAGCGGTTGGAACCCAGATAAAGATCGATATTCCTGGAAAAGGGGCAACGGTGGCGTTTGTAGACACAATTGAAACCCCGACGGTCCGGCTCAAGGGCGGCGAGGTTGTAAAGATAAAGGATGTAGAACATGGAATAAAAATTAGAGACCAGATTGAAAAAGTGCTTTATCTTGGGGACATACTGATCTCATACGGCGACTTTTTAGAGAACAACGCCCAGCTGATTCCTTCCGGGTATGTAGAAGAGTTTTGGATTGAAGAGCTAAAACAACGGATTCTCAAATACGAACCGAATTCAGAGCTAGGCGAGTTCCTGCAGAGGACGCCCGACTTTGAAGAGGCACTTGAGATTTCACTGAACTTTAAAATCCCATTACACCCGCAATACCTCTTCTACTGGGAACAAATCACAATCGAGGAGCTTCGTGAGCTTGCCTCACCACTAAAAATAGAAGAGAATGCGATTCGGTACGCAAGCAGGTGCAAGCCGATTCTAGAAAAAATCGGCGTACCGCACAAGGTATCAGAATCGGAGATCGTGATTCAAGACTTGGAGGCTGAAATATTCTACCAGCTTCTCTTTGCAAACCCACTGCAGTACGCTGAAACCGTACCTGAAACGATCTCAAAATCATCAGGCATAACAATAAGGCCAAAATTCTCAACATCTATTGGAGTCAGAATAGGTCGCCCGGAAAAGGCAGCGCCAAGGCTAATGAAGCCCCCAGTCCATATACTGTTTCCAACAGGTGATAAGGGCGGCATAACACGAGATATAGTCAAGGCTTGCACGTCTCCCAATTTTTACTGCAACATAAACAACAGAATGTGCAAGGCATGCAATGAACCATCAATTAGCATCATGTGCCAAAAATGCGGCAACAAAACGGCGGTGGAATTGACATGCCCGATTTGCAGAGCTACGCTTGAGGAACCATTCTGCCAAAAATGCAAGAAAAAAGCCCCGACACATTCATTCAAGCCATTTCCGCTAAAAGAAAAGCTCTTTCTTGCGCAAGAAAAAACCGGCATAAGAGTACAAGAGCCCTTCAAGGGGGTAATGGAACTTATCGGTCAAGACAGGATAGCCGAACCGCTGGAAAAAGGACTCATCAGGCAGTCATTGGATCTTACAGTATTCAAGGATGGAACAGTCAGGTTTGATGCAACCAACTCGCCGCTCACCCACTTTAAGCCGCGCTGGATAGGTACTCCCATACAAAAACTGCACGAGCTTGGATATACACATGACATTGACGGTATCCCACTGAGCAGTCCTGATCAAATGATCGAAATAAAAATGCAGGACGTAATAATTCCACACGAGAGCGGCAAATACTTGGTGCAGGCATGCAAGTACATTGATCTTGAGCTGGAAAAATTGTATGGCAGGCAGCCATTCTATAACGTCAAAAACACCGACGAGCTTGTAGGCCACCTAATAATCGGTCTTGCACCGCATACCTCTGTCGGTATAGTGGGAAGAATAATCGGATATACAGACACACATGTCTGCTTTGGAACCCCTAACTGGCACTCTGCAAAACGCAGGGATGCAGACGGCGATGCTGACTCGATAATGCTATTGCTTGACGCCTTGCTCAACTTCTCAAGGCAGTTTCTTTCCGACAAAATAGGCGGCCTTATGGACGCACCGTTGCTCATCCAACCTGTAGTACTTCCACATGAATCTCAGCCTCAGGCGCACAACTTTGAAGTGACAAAAACACTTCCACTCGAGTTCTTTGAGGATACACTGCAGAGAAAAAAGGCGACCGAGGTCACGTCCGTAGAGATAATCAAAGCTCGCCTGGAAACGGAGACTCAATTTTACGGCTACTATTACACCCACGAGACATCGACTCTTACAACCTCAAGATCGCGCAGTGCATACTCTACGCTGGGCTCAATGCTTGATAAATTCGACCTGCAAATAAGAAACGCCGAGCTGATAGGTGCAGTAGACGCAACAGAGATCGTAACTAACGTGATAACAACTCACTTGGTACCAGACATTATAGGCAACCTTCGCGCATACGGTAGGCAAAAGTTCAGGTGTACAGCGTGCGGTAGGAA
- a CDS encoding AbrB/MazE/SpoVT family DNA-binding domain-containing protein: MLTENDELVKITAVGTISIPKQFRKYLGIQKGDYVKISLQGDSLVVRRATIS, from the coding sequence ATGCTAACAGAAAATGATGAGTTGGTAAAGATCACAGCAGTAGGCACAATCTCAATACCAAAGCAATTCCGTAAATACCTTGGTATACAGAAGGGTGACTATGTCAAAATCAGTTTGCAGGGCGATTCGCTAGTTGTTAGGCGGGCGACTATATCCTAG
- a CDS encoding winged helix DNA-binding protein has translation MLIEIPDPQIIASVIIAFVVGIFGMTIYNKIRSFSAQKGMDPSYLSRLEYYERQLIDMKIRMDALDLEETKVPAPVIEKVEAVLEKKVEEPVRKEPERPVSKPRMPNMDFNGIAEHVLGLITTKEMTSRDIQITIGRSREHTSRLMKRLFEDGLVERNTKKKPFTYKITEKGRARLGNLESPITA, from the coding sequence ATGCTAATCGAGATTCCTGACCCACAAATCATAGCTAGTGTGATTATCGCATTCGTGGTTGGTATATTCGGTATGACAATTTACAACAAAATCAGGTCATTTTCGGCCCAGAAAGGTATGGATCCTTCATATTTGTCACGCCTAGAGTATTATGAGAGGCAGTTAATCGACATGAAAATACGCATGGATGCACTTGATTTGGAAGAGACTAAGGTTCCTGCACCAGTAATCGAGAAAGTTGAGGCCGTTTTGGAGAAAAAGGTAGAGGAGCCGGTAAGAAAAGAGCCTGAAAGGCCGGTTTCAAAGCCAAGAATGCCCAATATGGACTTTAACGGCATAGCAGAACATGTGTTAGGATTAATCACAACCAAGGAAATGACGTCACGTGACATCCAAATCACAATAGGTCGAAGCCGTGAACACACATCTAGACTGATGAAGCGGCTTTTTGAGGATGGTTTGGTGGAAAGAAATACAAAAAAGAAACCATTCACTTACAAGATTACGGAAAAAGGCCGGGCCAGATTAGGAAACCTGGAATCGCCAATTACGGCCTAA
- a CDS encoding geranylgeranylglyceryl/heptaprenylglyceryl phosphate synthase: MGKVEQYLLSARKRKASLIFVLIDSEVSKMKESVKLAKNVERLGAAAILVGGSSAINQLEMAQVVKTIKKSVKIPIILFPGNVTGVVPKADAILFSSLMNSENPYYITQAQALGAPTVLKFGLEPLPTAYIIIGEGTTAWFVGSARAIPFDKPGIAAAYCLAAQFLGMRFVYLEAGSGAKQSVRPEMIQAVRKVFKGFLIVGGGIRDAKTAATIVKAGADAIVIGTLLEKENDSLKKLAEIANSLKNNRK, encoded by the coding sequence ATGGGCAAAGTAGAACAATACTTACTGTCGGCTAGGAAAAGAAAGGCCAGTCTTATCTTCGTGTTGATTGATTCCGAGGTTTCAAAAATGAAAGAATCGGTCAAACTTGCAAAGAATGTTGAAAGGCTTGGTGCGGCAGCCATATTGGTGGGCGGATCCTCCGCAATTAACCAACTGGAGATGGCACAGGTTGTAAAAACTATAAAAAAATCCGTAAAAATTCCAATAATTCTATTTCCTGGAAATGTTACTGGTGTGGTTCCCAAGGCAGACGCAATATTGTTTAGCTCTCTTATGAACTCAGAAAACCCATACTATATTACGCAGGCTCAGGCACTTGGAGCCCCTACTGTACTCAAATTCGGCCTAGAACCATTACCAACCGCATACATAATAATTGGTGAAGGAACTACTGCATGGTTTGTAGGATCCGCGCGGGCAATACCGTTTGACAAGCCAGGAATAGCAGCAGCATACTGTCTTGCGGCACAATTTCTAGGAATGAGGTTTGTTTACCTTGAGGCAGGCTCAGGCGCAAAACAAAGTGTCAGGCCAGAGATGATTCAGGCCGTAAGAAAAGTGTTCAAGGGATTTCTTATCGTGGGTGGAGGTATTAGGGATGCCAAGACCGCGGCCACGATTGTAAAGGCTGGGGCTGACGCCATAGTCATAGGAACACTGCTTGAAAAGGAAAATGATAGCCTCAAAAAGCTGGCCGAAATAGCAAATAGCCTCAAAAACAATAGGAAATAA